The following is a genomic window from Paenibacillus thiaminolyticus.
CTCTTCCGCACGTCCGTGGGACGAACGGATCTCCGTGACGGGGATATGAACGTGCTGCTCCAATCGATTCACGGCAAGCTGTTCCCGCTGGGAGATGACGTTACCGTCTATCCAGGGCATGGTCCCGAGACCCAGATCGGGTATGAGAAGGAGCATAATCCGTTTGTATAGTAAGGCTATGCTTGGCGAGGCGGCTTGCCGGACGGAATGTCCGGACAGGCCGTCTTTCTTATTTAACGCCATCGGTCCGTTGGCGCTGATTTTGGGTTCGTGGTATGATGAGCTTAATTGAGGAACGGATGCGCATTCTGCGGGGGAATGAGGCTGGCCCTTGGGCGGAAGCATGGATTGGATTCGTGTTTGCGGAGCTGCACGCACAGGAACGAGGATGGATAGAAGGACAAGCGGGCGCGTGAACCAGGTGAGGTTTGCGCTTTTTGTGTCCCCCGCGGAAGCATTCGCGCAAGGCGGGAGCCTCTGTCTGAATGGGGGCTTCAGTAAGCAGGGAAGGGAGCAAGATCGATGGAAGGCGTATTGAAGCGAGAAATCGAAGGACGAATTGTCCGGCTGCAGGCAGCAATGCAGGAACAAAGCATGGACGGCTGTCTAATTACGCAAAATGTGGGGCTCTATTATTTTACCGGATCGATGCAGACTGGATATCTGTTCGTGCCGAAGCAGGGCGAGCCTGTCTACTTCGTCAAGCGAAGCTTGGAGCGCGCGAGGCATGAAGCCGGGGTGGCGGTCGAGCCGCTCGGCTCCTTCCGATCCTTCGGCACGCTGCTGCAGGAGCGCTTCCCGGCGGTGTTCGCGTCCGGACGCCCGGTTATTGCAACGGAATATGACGTGCTTCCGGTGCAGGTATTCGAACGGCTCCGCTCCGTGATGCCGGAGACGGCCTGGACCGACGGATCCGCGATGCTGCGCGGGCTGCGGATGGTCAAATCTCCGTGGGAAATCGACCGCATCCGCACTGCTGCCCATGCGGCGCATCATGCGCTTGAGCAAGCGGCTGCTTATGTCCGGCCCGGCATGATGGAGCTCCAGCTTATCGCCCACATCGAGCATGTGTTCCGCATGCAGGGCCATGTCGGGTTCATCCGGATGCGCGGGTACAATCAAGAGATTATTACAGGGATGGTCGCCTCGGGCGAAGCGGGGGCGGAGCCGACTTACTTCGACGGTCCCGCCGGCGGCCGCGGCTTGACCCCGGCCAGCCCGCAAGGGTCCAGCCGGAAGGTCATCGATGAGAATGAACCGATTCTCGTCGATATCGGATGCTGCATCGACGGCTATGTTATCGACCAGACCCGGACGCTGGTCATTGGCAAGCTGGATGAGGACCTTGAACGGGCCTATGAGTCGTCCGAGGCGATACTGCGGGCCGCCGAAGCGAGCCTGAAGCCGGGGGCGGTGTGCGAGACGTTGTATGCCGACGCGCTGAAGCTGGCCGAACAATACGGCCTGTCGGACCATTTCATGGGCTTCGGGAGCGATCAGGTCAGCTTCCTCGGCCATGGCATCGGCATGGAGATGGACGAATGGCCCGTGCTGGCGCGCGGCTTCACGATGCCGCTTGAACCCGGGATGGTCATCGCGATCGAGCCGAAGTTCACGTTCCCTGGCCGAGGCGTCGTCGGCATCGAGAACACGTACCTGATTACGGACGACGGGTTCGAGAAGCTGACTACTCCGCCGGAAAGCGTGTGGCGCATCGCCGCGCCATAATCGGAGGGCTAGATTCGGAAGCAGGATGGAACCCGCACTGCCGCGCTTCCACCGATTTCCAGCGAATGCATGTTGACATTTGCACGGACGTCACATATTTTAGTGTGAAAAGGCAGCGTCTTTTTTGCGGAAACAAGCATACATTTACACCAATCATAAATTTTAGTACGATAGAGGAAACAGCATATGGATGGGAGGCATGGACAATGCTGCATTTGGGAGAGAAAGTAGTCATTGTTGCCGACCGCTTCGAACAACATTTGCCTATCGGGGAATATGGCTATATCATTGCCTATGACCGCAATGCGGATAACGCATTCGATTACGTCATCCGGGTTCCGAGAGCAAACCGTAACTTCTTCGTGCCGGCGTCTGACGTCGAGCAGGAAGGCCTGCTCCTGCAGCAGGAAGCGGACCGCATCGAACGGGAAGCGCTTATCGACTATGCACTGGCTACTCACAATGAGTCTCTGTTCCGCCGGATCATGAATGGTGATGCGGCAGAAGACCAGGAGGAAGAGAACGAGCAGGAAGAAGCGATGTCTCAGGAAGAGTTCATCCGGCAAGTCAACCTGCGCGCATGGATATAAGAAAGAGCACCGGTTTGCGTTACGGGGTAACGTGTGACCGGTGCTTTTTTGTATAGAGAAGAAGATGGTGATGGAACCGGCCCGCAAGCTTATAAGGCTCCCGGGCGGGCGGAAGCGCGGCACTGCGCCGCATTAATGGAAGCCAGCGTTGAGTTGCCCACGCTTCTAGGCTATAATAGAGGGATGAATTTGGCCCAATTGGGACAAGGAGGAACAGGTTGCCGATGAGCATTCAGGTACAAGACGTCGAGCATGTGGCCAAGCTGGCACGGCTCAATTTAACCGATGAAGAAAAAGCGCGCTATACCGAGCAGCTGAACGCGATTCTGAAGTACGCAGAGAAGTTGAACGAGCTGGATACGCATGACGTGCCGCCGACAACGCATGTTCTGCCGATTCGCAACGTGATGCGTGACGATACCGTTCGTCCATCGCTGCCGATAGAGAAAGTCATGCTTAACGCGCCGCAGGAAGAAGAAGGTCAATTCCAGGTTCCGGCGGTTCTGGAGTAAAGAGAGAGGGGGTAACCGCATTGACATTATTGGATATGACGATATCACAAGCTAGACAAGCTTTGGCAGACCGCAAAGTATCCGCCGCCGAGCTGACGGAGGCGTCTTTTGCGCGCATCGCGCAGACCGACGGGCGGGTGCAGGCGTTCCTGACGCTGAATGAAGAAGGGGCCAAGGTGCAGGCGAAGCGCATCGATGAGCGCCGGGCCGCAGGCGATACACTCCATCCGCTGGCCGGCATTCCGGCCGGCCTGAAGGACAATATCGTGAGCGAAGGGATGCGCACGACATGCGCCAGCCGCTTCCTTGAGAACTATGAGCCGGTCTATGACGGAACCGTCGCCCGCAAGCTGAAGGAAGCGGACGTCGTTACGGTCGGCAAGCTCAATATGGATGAGTTCGCCATGGGCGGATCCAATGAGAATTCGGCTTACCAAGTGACCCGCAATCCGTGGGATCTGGAGCGCGTCCCGGGCGGTTCGAGCGGCGGCTCGGCTGCGGCGGTGGCCGCCGGTCAAGTCAGCTTCGCCCTCGGTTCGGATACGGGCGGATCGATCCGCCAGCCGGCGTCCTATTGCGGCATCGTCGGCTTGAAGCCTACCTATGGCCTCGTATCGCGCTTCGGCCTCGTCGCGTTCGCATCTTCCCTCGATCAGATCGGGCCGCTGACGAACAATGTAGAGGACGCCGCGCATGTGCTGCAGGCCATCGCCGGCTATGATCCGATGGATTCCACCTCGGCCGAGGTGGACATTCCCGATTATGCGGCGGCCTTGAGCGGAGAGGTGCGCGGCTTGCGCATCGGCGTGCCGTCCGAATATATCGGGCCGGGCGTCGATCCGAAGGTGAAGGAAGCGGTGCTCGCTGCCTTGAAGGTATACGAGCAATTGGGCGCGACCTGGGAAGAGGTGTCGATGCCGCATACGGATTATGCCGTGGCGACCTATTACCTGCTCGCTTCGTCTGAAGCGTCGTCCAACCTGGCGCGCTTCGACGGGGTTCGTTATGGCGTTCGCGCGGAGCAGCCGGGCAATCTGCTCGAGCTGTATCTTCAATCGCGCAGCCAGGGCTTCGGCCCGGAAGTGAAGCGGCGCATCATGCTGGGAACTTACGCGCTCAGCTCCGGCTATTATGACGCCTACTATCTGAAGGCGCAGAAGGTTCGGACCTTGATTCAGCGCGACTTCGAGCAGGCGTTCCAGAAGTATGACATTCTGCTCGGGCCGACGGCGCCGACGACGGCCTTCCGCCTGGGCGAACAGATTGACGATCCGCTTCAAATGTACTTGAATGATATTTTGACGATTCCAGTCAGCTTGGCGGGCGTGCCGGCGATCAGCATTCCATGCGGATTGGCGGACGGCATGCCGGTAGGGCTGCAGCTGATCGGACGGGCGTTCGATGAGGCGACTGTGCTGCGCGCGGCGCATGCGTTCGAGCAGCATACCGATCATCACAAGCTGCGTCCGCAGTTGTCATAGAGGAGGCTTACGACATGCCAAGTGCTAGATATGAGACGGTAATCGGGCTGGAAGTTCACGTTGAGCTTCGCACCGAATCCAAAATATTTTGCGGCTGCTCCACTGCCTTCGGCGCGCCGCCGAACACACATACTTGCCCGATCTGTCTCGGGCATCCGGGCGTCTTGCCGGTGCTGAACCGCCAGGCGGTCGAATATGCAATGAAAGCAGCCATGGCGCTCAACTGCGAGATCGCGTCCGTGAGTAAATTCGATCGCAAAAACTATTTCTATCCCGATTCGCCGAAGGCCTATCAGATATCGCAGTATGATCAGCCGGTTGGGCGGAACGGCTGGATTGATATCGAAATCGGCGGCGAGACGAAGCGCATACGTATCGATCGTCTGCATCTGGAAGAGGATGCGGGCAAGCTGACGCACGTCGATGGCGGCTATGCATCGCTGGTCGACTTCAACCGGGTAGGCACGCCGCTGGTCGAGATCGTATCGGAGGCGGATCTGCGTTCGCCGGAAGAAGCCAAGGCTTATTTGGAGAAATTAAAGGCTATTATGCAATATTGCGAAGTATCCGATGTGAAGATGGAGGAAGGTTCGCTCCGCTGTGACGCGAATATCAGCCTCCGCCCGTACGGGCAAGAGGAGTTCGGTACGAAGGCCGAGCTGAAGAACATGAACTCCTTCCGCGGCGTGCAGCGCGGCCTCGAGTATGAAGAGGAGCGCCAGGCCGATATTCTGGACGAGGGCGGCCAGGTGGTGCAGGAGACGCGCCGCTGGGATGAAGCGCAAGGACGAACGCTGTCGATGCGCAGCAAGGAAGAGGCGCATGACTACCGCTACTTCCCGGATCCGGACCTCGTAACCGTCGTCATCGACGACGAATGGAAGGAGCGCATCCGCGCTATGATTCCGGAGCTGCCGGATGCCCGCAAAGCCCGGTATGCCGCCGGTTACGGCTTGTCCGGATACGATGCCGAGGTCATCACGTCCTCCAAAAAGCTGGCCGATCTGTTCGAAGACAGCCTTCAATACACGAAGGATGCCAAAGCGGTGGCGAACTGGATCATGGGAGATCTGCTCGCCTTCTTGAATGCGGGCGGTCTTGAGATCGAAGCTGTCAAGCTGGACGGACAAGGGCTCGGGGAAATGATCGGGCTGATCGAGAAGGGCACCATCAGCACGAAAATTGCCAAAACGGTATTCAAGGAAATGCTCGAATCCGGCAAGCCGCCGCAAGCGATCGTCGAGGAGCAAGGACTGGTGCAAATTAGCGACGAAGGCGCCATCCTGGCTGTCGTGCAGCAAATCATCGCGTCCAATCCTCAATCGGTCGAGGACTATAAGGCCGGCAAGCAAAAAGCGATCGGCTTCCTCGTCGGCCAGGTGATGAAGGAGACGAAGGGCAAGGCGAATCCGGGACTCGTCAATCAATTGCTGGTCCAGTGCCTGAACAGCCAATGATACCGGCTACGAAATAACAGTCCGCGAGACGGAGCATGCGCCGCAGTTTTTTCATCGATTCACATGGAGGAGCTTGGCGCATACTTCGTCTTTTTTTGCTTACAGATAAATAGAGCAATAAAAATTTACGGTCTGTGGGGGAATGATTGTGCTTCGTCAACTGGATATGAATGATAATGAGACCCTCGAACAATTATGGTACTTGCAGCAGAGCGCCTACCGCATCGAAGCGGATCTTCTCGGCTTCGACCGGATTCCTCCGTTAATGGATACGATCGACGATCTGAGGCATTGCAAGGAAACCTTCTACGGCTGGTGGGATGAAGCCGAACTGATGGGAGCCATCTCGTATGAGGTGCCGGAGCCGGATGTCATCGATATTTGCCGGCTGATGGTTCATCCGCGCGCATTCCGCCAAGGCATCGGCTCCCGTCTGCTGGAGCATGTCCTGCAGATTCCGGGATTCCCCATTCACCGCATTGCGACGGGGGCCCGCAACACTCCTGCCTTGCGGTTGTATGAGCGTGAAGGCTTCCAATTTCGGCATGAAGAAGAAATCGCACCCGGGGTATATCTTCGCCATCTGGAACGGGTGTCGAAGGAGGGCGGTTCAGGATGGGAGAAGTAATCGACGCCTCGAATCCGTGGGTCATTGACAATGTCTCGCTGATGATGCGCTTGTTCCTGGCGATGCTACTGGGCGGCCTGGTCGGATTGGAGCGGGAGCAGGCGAATCATCCTGCGGGCTTGCGTACGCATATTCTTGTATGTCTCGGCTCAGCCTTGATTATGCTGTTGTCCATTTATGGCTTCTCGCAATTCGTCTATGAAGGCAATGTCCGCGTTGACCCGGCCCGTCTCGCGACGGCGGTCATTACGGGCATTGGCTTCCTCGGAGCGGGGACTATCATCTTTACGGGCAAATCCATCGCCGGTCTGACGACGGCCGCTTCTTTATGGGTCGTTGCTTCAATCGGTCTCGCCGTCGGGGCCGGATTTTATTTCGCGGCCGTCGCGGCAACGGTGCTCGTCATCGTCAATCTGTTTGTCTTCAACAAGATTGAGCAGCGGTATTTCACAAGCAAGAAAACCTATGTCCTTACGCTGGAGACGGACGGAGCTTCCCATTTTCTTCATCAGCTCCATGAATTTTTGAACGAAGAGGAGATTCAGACGAAAAAAGTAACGACGCAGCGCCTGCTTAATCGCCCGTACGAGGGTCCAGACGTCAAGCATACCGAAATTCAAGTTGTCCTTATTGTACCCCGCCAGTTCGAAATTTTTGCATTTACGACCCAAGTCGAGCAGATGACCGGCGTTCGTTCCGTTACCGTTGAATAGCCCTTTCCCCGGCAATCGGCGCAATGCGGACTAGACTAAAGTCGGTGAAACCTTCCTGGACCCGGGAAGGTTTCTTTCGTTTCCCCGTCCGCCTTACAATAAAAGCAGAAGATTGGAGAGGCGCCTGACAGGCTGCCATCGTGGAGAAACAGAAAGGAAGTCGGCTATCGTGGAACGTGAATTGCGGAATCAATCAGATGAACAGCTCGTTCAGCTTATTTTGGGCGGCAATGAAGAGGGGATGCGCATTCTGGTGGAAAGACACCGCCCATTTGTGTTAACTTGTATTTGTCAAACGGTTCAGGACCGGCATCTGGCGGAGGACATCGCTCAAGAAGTCTTCGTCAAGGTATACCGCCGGCTCCATACATTCCGCGGGGATTCGAAATGGACGACATGGTTGTACCGTCTTACGCGGAACCAGCTCATCGATTCGCTGCGCAGACAGAGACGGGGGGCCGCCGATCGGCTGGAGCCTGCTACGATAGTGGCTCTTCCGCATCAAGATGAGGAAGCGATGCCGGAGGAATGGGTCATCAAGCGTGAGCGGTGCGAGCAGGTGCGCCGGACGTTGGGCAGCCTCCCGGACAAGTATCGGACAGTGATGGTGCTCTACCATATGCGCCAGCGAACCTACGCCGAGATTGCCGAACAGCTGCAAATGCCTGTGCGGACGGTTGAGACTCGATTGTACCGGGCCAAAGCGCTGTTCAAAAACGTATGGAATGAATCGGTCGGAGCCGTATGATGGCAAGGGAGGAATGAATACAATGAACGACGGAGGCCGCAGAGACAAGGAACCACCGGTGGATCAACCGGAACGCCAGCGGATGGATCAGATCCGCACGCCGGATTGGGACAGAGAAGAAGAGCAATTTCTCCGGCGAAGAATGGCGAATCTGGAGCATCAGCAGCGCGAGCACCAGCATCCTGGCAATTATCCGCCGTACGACGGATTGCCTCCTGTACCTCCCGTATATGGAACACCGCCTCAGCGCAAGAGCAAATTTTTATCGCTCCTGCTGTCTTTTATTTTCCCCGGAAGCGGTCATTTTTACTTGGGATTGATGCAGCGGGGCCTGCTTATTATGATGCTGCTCGCTCTGGATATTGTTGCGATTGTCTATTTCAGTGCTACCGATGCCCGGATTAACGTGCCGCTCATCGTGCTGCTTGCCCTTATGCTGCCTGTTATTTATTTCTTCAATTTATTCGATGCTTTGCAGAGTACGGAGCGCGTCAACCAGCAGGCGGTCTATGGATTGGGAGCCGGCAATGTGAAGCAAGGCCCTTGGCTTGGCCTGCTGCTCCTGTTCGGCGGCGTCGTTCTGCTGCTGTTCACGGTCGACCCGGCCTGGCTGCGCTGGTTTTTCAGCAATGCGGGCTCTTATGCTGGAGCAGCCGTGCTTATCGGTGGAGGGATTTTTCTGCTAATCAAGGAATCGCGCAAAAGACGCTAGCCGATCTTAAGGAGTTGGGGCATACTTGATAAAGGTAGGCCGGATTACTGCAGCTTTGTTGATTATCGCCGTCGGCGTGATGGTTCTCGTCGATCAATTTTTCGGCCTGCGCAGCATCCGGCTTCTGCTCGTGTGGTGGCCCTTCATCTTCGTGCTGTGGGGATTGGAGATGATGGTGAGCGCCAAGCGCGGGCGAAGTCCGGACGGGAAAAGAAGCTGGAAGATCGACTGGCTCGGTATGTTCGCTGCTATTTTTTTGTCCGTCTCGGTGTTCATGATTGTTCAGCCTTATCTGTTCAGGGACTGGGTACGGAGCATTCAGTTCGATTTTTCGATGATGAAGGAAATGAAGCTTGCCGAAGGGATGAAGTTCAAGCAATCTGCCCTGAATTATTCCATAGAAGGCCGTTCGATCCGGGAGCTTGCCGTTCGCAATCGCTATGGCAATGTGTCGATTCGGAGCGGAAATGTGGCGGATGTGGTGGTGGAGCCGACGGTCATCGTGAGCAGCTTGCCCAAGGAGGAGGCTCAGCAGTTGGCAGACCAGTCTCTCGTAGACATCGCGGCGTCTGCCACAGAACACCGGCTTCGCATCGAAGGCACGCCAGCACGTTATGCGGCGAATAAAGAGCTCGTCCGCATCGACCTGAGCATTACGGTTCCGGATGAGGTGGCGTGGAATCTCCATGTACAACTGGACGACGGGCTGATTGACATCCGTGAGCTCCGCGGGGCCATCGCCGCCGAGACGAAGAGCGGATCGATCCAGATTGCCAATATCGATAACTCGGTTCAAGCGCGCACTTGGGACGGGGATATTGTCGTAAAGGGAATTGGACAGGATCTGAATGCGGACACGGCCCGAGGAGATATCATCATTCATGATATCAAGGGGGATGTGACAGCAGATACGAAGAGCGGCGCTATCGATATTAGCCGCGCGGTACGAGCTGTTCAGGCGGAGACGCTGAGCGGGGACGTGCTGGTCGAATCGGAGGTTGTCGGAGGATACTGGAAGCTTCTGAGTCTGGCAGGGGATATGACGATTCACTTGCCGGATGACGCAAATGCCACTGTATTCGGAAGGAATACATTCGGCGATATTACTTCGGATTATCCGTTGGACATTGCTGACAATCGTATCGAAGGGACGCTGGGAAGCGGGATGCATGATATCGTCTTGCAGACGAATGGAGACCTTCATGTTCTGAGGAGATGATCGCGGAGTTGCGGACGTCCGAGACAGAATAAGATTGACAAATCGAAAAAGGTAACCGTACAATGGACATATAGAGATTATTTCTTGAGAATCGTTACAATGTACAGATTAGACAACCCGAATGAATCATGAGCGTAGAAGGCGGTGGACAGGATGAAGACACGGGTTCAACATGCATTGGAACAATTGAAAATGTCCGGAGTACGCATTACGCCACAACGCCATGCGATCTTAACCTATTTGATGGATGCGATGAACCATCCGACGGCGGATGAAATATATCGGGCGCTTGAGCCCAAGTTTCCGAGCATGAGCGTAGCCACGGTCTACAACAACTTGAAGTTGTTTATTGAAGCCGGCCTGGTGCGTGAATTGACCTACGGAGACAGCTCAAGCCGATTTGATGCGAACGTCTCTGATCACTATCATGCGATTTGCGAGCAATGCGGCAAGATTGTCGATTTCACGCTGCCGGCTCTGCAATCGGTAGAGGAGACCGCCGCCGAACGGACGGGCTTCTTCATACGGGGACACCGCATGGAAGTGTATGGCGTGTGCGAATCGTGTGCAGCTGCGGCTGCCAAGAAGTAACCGGAGCGTTCCGGAGGACAACCGTTGAATCATACATGCGCGCAGCAGATTTTGCTTGCGCGTTTTCTTTTGGACAGGGAGATGCAAGACTTGGGAGTGGGAGGAACGACAACATGAGTTACCGGGGAGAGCGTCGGGGCGGAAGGGCAGTAAATGGAAGGCATGCGGACAGGCCGGGAAGCCGTCCCCAACGCAAAAAGGGTGGCTGTGGCGGATGTCTCGTCATCTTGATAGGAGTTATTGTTTTGTCCGTGTGCATTTGGAACGGATGGTCGGAGTGGTGGCCTGGCCATGAACGATCAGAGTCTGATATGACGCAAGTTGAGCAGCCGCTCACCTATAACGGGACGTGGAGCGGTTACGGCACGACAGGACAGGGAAAGGATCTGCTCATTCCCGTGCCGGCGCTGGATGGACTGCTGCCGGTTACATTTGAAGCGGAGAGCGGCACCGTTATTTTGACAAGCCCGGTCTCGGTCGCTTCGATGCCACTGGATCAGCGAGGCGGGCTGTTGAACGGAAGTCCGAAGGAGTGGCCTGCGGCTGCCGTCCGCATCGACAAGACGGTTCATGTTCCCGCATCTGTGCTGGAAGAGTTGTACGGGATTGAAGTGAAGCAGTATCCGGCGAATGGAGCCGTTCAGTTCGGAATGCCGGGCCAGACGCTACAATCCGGCACGATCGCGAAGCTGCGGCAGCCGGAAGACACGGTACCGATGAGGCAGGATTCAGACCAGAAGTCGCCGATTATCGCCGATCTGAAGAGCGAGTCGCCAGTGACCATTTGGGAGGAGAGTGGAGATTGGCTTTGGGTAGAGGCGGATGACGGCACATTGGGGTATGTGGCGGCCGAGGATGTCGTGCCGGGAGACGCCCATACCGTACCTAAGACGGCTGAGGCGCCGCTGCCGCGGTTCGTCGAGGAGAAGACGCCC
Proteins encoded in this region:
- the gatA gene encoding Asp-tRNA(Asn)/Glu-tRNA(Gln) amidotransferase subunit GatA, coding for MTISQARQALADRKVSAAELTEASFARIAQTDGRVQAFLTLNEEGAKVQAKRIDERRAAGDTLHPLAGIPAGLKDNIVSEGMRTTCASRFLENYEPVYDGTVARKLKEADVVTVGKLNMDEFAMGGSNENSAYQVTRNPWDLERVPGGSSGGSAAAVAAGQVSFALGSDTGGSIRQPASYCGIVGLKPTYGLVSRFGLVAFASSLDQIGPLTNNVEDAAHVLQAIAGYDPMDSTSAEVDIPDYAAALSGEVRGLRIGVPSEYIGPGVDPKVKEAVLAALKVYEQLGATWEEVSMPHTDYAVATYYLLASSEASSNLARFDGVRYGVRAEQPGNLLELYLQSRSQGFGPEVKRRIMLGTYALSSGYYDAYYLKAQKVRTLIQRDFEQAFQKYDILLGPTAPTTAFRLGEQIDDPLQMYLNDILTIPVSLAGVPAISIPCGLADGMPVGLQLIGRAFDEATVLRAAHAFEQHTDHHKLRPQLS
- the perR gene encoding peroxide-responsive transcriptional repressor PerR; translated protein: MKTRVQHALEQLKMSGVRITPQRHAILTYLMDAMNHPTADEIYRALEPKFPSMSVATVYNNLKLFIEAGLVRELTYGDSSSRFDANVSDHYHAICEQCGKIVDFTLPALQSVEETAAERTGFFIRGHRMEVYGVCESCAAAAAKK
- a CDS encoding M24 family metallopeptidase, with the translated sequence MEGVLKREIEGRIVRLQAAMQEQSMDGCLITQNVGLYYFTGSMQTGYLFVPKQGEPVYFVKRSLERARHEAGVAVEPLGSFRSFGTLLQERFPAVFASGRPVIATEYDVLPVQVFERLRSVMPETAWTDGSAMLRGLRMVKSPWEIDRIRTAAHAAHHALEQAAAYVRPGMMELQLIAHIEHVFRMQGHVGFIRMRGYNQEIITGMVASGEAGAEPTYFDGPAGGRGLTPASPQGSSRKVIDENEPILVDIGCCIDGYVIDQTRTLVIGKLDEDLERAYESSEAILRAAEASLKPGAVCETLYADALKLAEQYGLSDHFMGFGSDQVSFLGHGIGMEMDEWPVLARGFTMPLEPGMVIAIEPKFTFPGRGVVGIENTYLITDDGFEKLTTPPESVWRIAAP
- a CDS encoding DUF4097 family beta strand repeat-containing protein, which translates into the protein MIKVGRITAALLIIAVGVMVLVDQFFGLRSIRLLLVWWPFIFVLWGLEMMVSAKRGRSPDGKRSWKIDWLGMFAAIFLSVSVFMIVQPYLFRDWVRSIQFDFSMMKEMKLAEGMKFKQSALNYSIEGRSIRELAVRNRYGNVSIRSGNVADVVVEPTVIVSSLPKEEAQQLADQSLVDIAASATEHRLRIEGTPARYAANKELVRIDLSITVPDEVAWNLHVQLDDGLIDIRELRGAIAAETKSGSIQIANIDNSVQARTWDGDIVVKGIGQDLNADTARGDIIIHDIKGDVTADTKSGAIDISRAVRAVQAETLSGDVLVESEVVGGYWKLLSLAGDMTIHLPDDANATVFGRNTFGDITSDYPLDIADNRIEGTLGSGMHDIVLQTNGDLHVLRR
- a CDS encoding RNA polymerase sigma factor, yielding MERELRNQSDEQLVQLILGGNEEGMRILVERHRPFVLTCICQTVQDRHLAEDIAQEVFVKVYRRLHTFRGDSKWTTWLYRLTRNQLIDSLRRQRRGAADRLEPATIVALPHQDEEAMPEEWVIKRERCEQVRRTLGSLPDKYRTVMVLYHMRQRTYAEIAEQLQMPVRTVETRLYRAKALFKNVWNESVGAV
- the gatC gene encoding Asp-tRNA(Asn)/Glu-tRNA(Gln) amidotransferase subunit GatC, which codes for MSIQVQDVEHVAKLARLNLTDEEKARYTEQLNAILKYAEKLNELDTHDVPPTTHVLPIRNVMRDDTVRPSLPIEKVMLNAPQEEEGQFQVPAVLE
- a CDS encoding MgtC/SapB family protein, with translation MGEVIDASNPWVIDNVSLMMRLFLAMLLGGLVGLEREQANHPAGLRTHILVCLGSALIMLLSIYGFSQFVYEGNVRVDPARLATAVITGIGFLGAGTIIFTGKSIAGLTTAASLWVVASIGLAVGAGFYFAAVAATVLVIVNLFVFNKIEQRYFTSKKTYVLTLETDGASHFLHQLHEFLNEEEIQTKKVTTQRLLNRPYEGPDVKHTEIQVVLIVPRQFEIFAFTTQVEQMTGVRSVTVE
- the gatB gene encoding Asp-tRNA(Asn)/Glu-tRNA(Gln) amidotransferase subunit GatB, which translates into the protein MPSARYETVIGLEVHVELRTESKIFCGCSTAFGAPPNTHTCPICLGHPGVLPVLNRQAVEYAMKAAMALNCEIASVSKFDRKNYFYPDSPKAYQISQYDQPVGRNGWIDIEIGGETKRIRIDRLHLEEDAGKLTHVDGGYASLVDFNRVGTPLVEIVSEADLRSPEEAKAYLEKLKAIMQYCEVSDVKMEEGSLRCDANISLRPYGQEEFGTKAELKNMNSFRGVQRGLEYEEERQADILDEGGQVVQETRRWDEAQGRTLSMRSKEEAHDYRYFPDPDLVTVVIDDEWKERIRAMIPELPDARKARYAAGYGLSGYDAEVITSSKKLADLFEDSLQYTKDAKAVANWIMGDLLAFLNAGGLEIEAVKLDGQGLGEMIGLIEKGTISTKIAKTVFKEMLESGKPPQAIVEEQGLVQISDEGAILAVVQQIIASNPQSVEDYKAGKQKAIGFLVGQVMKETKGKANPGLVNQLLVQCLNSQ
- a CDS encoding GNAT family N-acetyltransferase, which produces MIVLRQLDMNDNETLEQLWYLQQSAYRIEADLLGFDRIPPLMDTIDDLRHCKETFYGWWDEAELMGAISYEVPEPDVIDICRLMVHPRAFRQGIGSRLLEHVLQIPGFPIHRIATGARNTPALRLYEREGFQFRHEEEIAPGVYLRHLERVSKEGGSGWEK